The Arachis hypogaea cultivar Tifrunner chromosome 19, arahy.Tifrunner.gnm2.J5K5, whole genome shotgun sequence genome has a window encoding:
- the LOC112776006 gene encoding uncharacterized protein, with the protein MDRISDLPKVILHDILGRLPDKDAARTSVLSKEWRETWFSFPKLSCCSHNFFNLRDKLDRFIQYVSKRLTRLHDQGLAIKEFKLMLDHGLDYAPASCHIDQWIQMASESGVEVLELYLPGNFAKRHYNLPLCLTEAKSLTKLVLREGTRLDSALLNHSLKFFSLKTLSLRHILLEDERIIEHFISHCPLIEHLTLHSCCYVYNNPSRGGYSNYSSTMPSLLRSLSLQGLQKLKDVDIQRIEEVYIDAPNLENLCYHGHCKVTPSKLNLDSCTNLRWLSLWNMRIPNKWFLEQCYRIPFLESLMLHSCSFEHERINIPGPELKFFSLSHCSNLKEVNIDAPNLLSWEYVGKDNPVISFLRISNQLELNAHYDMSEIRHNLYSLREFVQNIKPQKVLASLSLFIHESFSITEILGLSVLQVSSPPPSIKHVQLHFPMNMEARYFPLMNWLLSSCFPKTISFCLQSKFNMKAFVVFFYEMLMDKKKHGYYLRSWSKPCCWHGLKVVKATHLERTCENVEDLKAMLDALPESPVEEYITFGLEL; encoded by the exons ATGGACCGAATATCGGATCTGCCAAAAGTTATACTTCATGACATCCTCGGAAGGTTACCAGACAAAGATGCTGCTAGGACTAGTGTTTTGTCAAAGGAATGGAGAGAAACATGGTTTTCATTTCCCAAATTGTCTTGTTGCAgccacaatttttttaatttacgtgACAAATTAGACAGGTTCATTCAGTATGTCAGTAAAAGATTAACTAGGCTCCATGACCAAGGCTTAGCAATCAAAGAATTTAAGCTCATGTTAGACCATGGATTAGATTATGCCCCTGCGTCCTGCCATATTGATCAATGGATACAGATGGCTAGTGAAAGTGGTGTCGAAGTACTAGAGCTTTACCTCCCTGGTAACTTTGCGAAAAGACATTATAACCTTCCACTTTGTCTTACTGAAGCCAAGTCACTTACTAAGTTGGTGTTGAGAGAGGGGACTAGACTTGACTCCGCATTGCTAAACCATTCGCTCAAGTTTTTCTCATTGAAAACATTGTCTTTGCGTCATATACTTCTTGAAGATGAAAGGATTATCGAGCATTTCATTTCACATTGTCCTTTGATTGAGCATTTAACTCTTCATTCTTGTTGTTATGTATATAATAACCCTTCACGTGGAGGATATTCAAACTATTCTAGCACTATGCCCTCTTTGCTGAGATCTTTAAGCTTGCAAGGTCTACAAAAGCTGAAGGACGTTGATATCCAAAGAATAGAAGAGGTATATATTGATGCTCCGAATCTTGAGAACTTATGCTATCATGGTCATTGTAAGGTTACACCTTCCAAGCTGAATTTGGATAGTTGCACAAATTTGAGATGGTTGAGCTTGTGGAATATGAGGATCCCAAACAAGTGGTTCCTTGAACAGTGTTATAGGATTCCTTTTCTTGAGAGTTTGATGTTGCATAGTTGCTCGTTTGAGCATGAAAGGATTAATATTCCAGGTCCTGAACTGAAGTTCTTCAGTTTATCACATTGCTCTAACTTGAAGGAGGTCAACATTGATGCTCCAAATTTATTATCCTGGGAGTATGTCGGGAAAGACAACCCTGTCATATCTTTTTTGAGAATTTCTAATCAACTTGAACTCAATGCTCATTACGATATGAGTGAGATTCGTCATAATCTTTATAGCTTGAGGGAATTTGTCCAAAACATTAAACCCCAAAAGGTTTTGGcatctctttctctttttatcCACGAGTCATTTTCG ATTACAGAAATCCTGGGTCTGAGTGTATTGCAAGTTTCATCACCTCCTCCAAGTATTAAACATGTTCAATTACATTTTCCTATGAATATGGAAGCTCGCTATTTTCCCCTTATGAATTGGTTGCTTTCAAGTTGTTTCCCGAAAACTATTTCATTCTGCTTGCAATCTAAATTTAACATGAAGGCATTCGTTGTG TTTTTTTATGAGATGCTGATGGATAAAAAGAAGCACGGGTACTATCTCCGTTCATGGAGCAAGCCGTGTTGTTGGCATGGGTTGAAGGTTGTAAAGGCCACACATTTAGAAAGGACTTGTGAAAATGTTGAAGATCTTAAGGCCATGTTAGATGCATTGCCAGAATCCCCTGTTGAGGAATATATCACTTTTGGCTTAGAGTTGTAA
- the LOC112777784 gene encoding serine acetyltransferase 3, mitochondrial-like has product MFIAVAVFNFIYVLLSSASLPSNTLFDLFVGILKSDQEIMDSVKDNLKAVKERDPACINHVHCFLNFKGFLACQSHRVAHKLWLQGRKVLAVMIQNRVSEIFAVRIHPGAKIGSGIMLDHVTGLVVGETAVIGNIVSILHSVTLGGTGKASGDRHPKIGDGILIGAGTCILGNIKVGECAKIGADSVVIKYVPPRTTVVSDFVIFYDVCI; this is encoded by the coding sequence ATGTTCATTGCTGTGgctgtttttaatttcatatatgtTTTATTAAGCAGTGCAAGCCTTCCAAGTAACACACTCTTTGAtctttttgttgggatcttgaaATCTGACCAAGAAATCATGGATTCTGTGAAGGATAATCTCAAAGCAGTTAAGGAAAGAGACCCTGCTTGCATAAACCATGTGCATTGCTTCTTGAACTTCAAAGGCTTCTTAGCATGCCAATCTCATAGAGTTGCTCATAAGCTATGGCTTCAAGGAAGAAAAGTCTTGGCAGTTATGATCCAGAACCGAGTTTCCGAGATTTTTGCGGTTCGTATTCATCCCGGTGCTAAGATTGGAAGCGGGATTATGCTTGATCATGTAACTGGATTAGTGGTTGGTGAAACTGCAGTGATTGGTAACATTGTGTCAATTTTGCATAGTGTGACCTTGGGTGGAACTGGTAAAGCTTCTGGTGATAGGCATCCAAAGATTGGTGATGGAATTTTGATTGGTGCAGGGACTTGTATTTTGGGGAACATTAAGGTTGGTGAATGTGCTAAGATTGGTGCTGATTCTGTGGTGATTAAGTATGTTCCTCCTAGGACTACTGTTGTTAgtgattttgttatattttatgatgtttgtatataa